In Crinalium epipsammum PCC 9333, the genomic window TACTACTTAATCAAGCAGTCTCAGTACTAACTGCGTTAGCGTAAAAAGGTAAGAATCGTTTTCTAGTTAGCTGTGGTGCTTGATAATCCTGTTAGACTTACCAGTTTGATCGCCCTACTACTGTCATTGACAGCTTGTGCCAATAGCTATAACAGTAAGGCACTGGAACAGTCTTTGGCAGCAGACTCTAGGTTAAAAGATAACCCTATTACTTTTGACGAATTATCACAAAACACTCAGAACCAAACAACGGCAAAACTACCAAGTGACTTTCCCTCTGAGATTCCCCTGTATCCAACAGCCGAATTGCAAGATGTGAAACCCATAACTTCCGATGATTCAGGGCAGCAAACTGTTTGGACGACTAAAGATCCTAGTAATTTAGTACAAAGCTTTTATCAAAAACAATTCCAGTCTGATAGCTGGCAAATTGTCAATCAGCCAGATTCTACTAGCGAGGCTGACACCTTAGTAGCGCGTCGTAATAACTTACAAGTCAAGCTGTCGTTTAATTCTCCTAGCAATACTGATTCACAAACCCCCTCTTCTAATCAACTATCTACCAGTAATACATCTGCGAGTTTGACAGAATTTGTGATTGAGTACACTCGCAATCTTGACACAGCAGCAGTTGCACAACCAAGCGATCCAAACTTTATAGGTCCAGTTTTATCATCAGATGTATCTACACCTGCAACGGATACTTCTAACGAAAAACAGCCAACGCCTGAGCAAACAATAGTCTTTACTGACCTTAACAAAGCACCAGCACAATTACGTCAATATGTGCAAGATTTAGCTGCATTAGGTGTAGTTGCAGGTAAAACTCAGAGTAAATCAGCTAAGAGTGCTTTATTTGAACCAAACAAAATTATTAGCCGTCGTGAATATGTTCGCTGGTTGGTTAATGCTAATAATCAAATTTATACGAATAGTCCTGGTAAACAAATTCGTCTAGCATCTAGAGATACGCAACCTGCTTTTCAAGACGTTGCTAAAACTGATCCTGATTTTCCAGCAATTCAAGGGTTAGCAGAAGCGGGGTTAATTCCTAGCCGTTTAAGTGGTGATTCTACAGCAGTATTATTTCGTCCTAATGCTCCTCTGACTAGAGAAAATTTGATTTTGTGGAAAGTACCTTTGGATACTCGTGAGGCTTTACCATCTGCATCAATTGATGCAGTAAAACAAACTTGGGGCTTCCAAGATGCAACTAAAATTGAACCAAAAGCTTTAAAAGCAGTGTTGGCAGATTTTCAAAATAGCGATCAATCAAATATCCGTCGTGTGTTTGGTTATACAGCACTATTTCAGCCTAAAAAACCTGTTGCTCGTGCCGAAGCCGCCGCCGCAATTTGGTACTTTGGTTCTCAGGGTGAAGGGATTTCTGCCAAAGAAGCACTGCAACTCAGAAATCAACCAATTGAGCCATCGGCTACGCCTGAACCTGAATCATCAAGTTCTACTAATTAGTAATAAGAATTAATTTAAATTATGCCTACATCAGACTACGATCGCCTGTTCACTACAATTGAAGAATTAGTGCTGCACCACTCTCCTAGTGGCGTTGAAGGGGAAGTTGATCAATTAATTATTAGTAAGTTTACTCAACTGGGAGTAGAAGTGTGGATAGATGCAGCCGGAAATGCGATCGCCAAAATTCCTGGTAAAGATTCTACTAGAGCGATCGCCATTACCGCACACAAAGATGAAATTGGTGCAATTGTTAAAACTGTAGGCGATGAAGGAAGAATTGAAGTCCGCAGACTTGGTGGTTCCTTTCCTTGGGTTTATGGCGAAGGCGTAGTAGATTTGTTGGGAGACAATCAAACAATTTCTGGTATTTTATCATTTGGTTCACGCCATGTTTCTCACGAATCTGCCCATAAATCTCAACAGGAAGATAAACCTGTGCGTTGGGAAGATGCTTGGATAGAAACTAA contains:
- a CDS encoding S-layer homology domain-containing protein, with the protein product MVLDNPVRLTSLIALLLSLTACANSYNSKALEQSLAADSRLKDNPITFDELSQNTQNQTTAKLPSDFPSEIPLYPTAELQDVKPITSDDSGQQTVWTTKDPSNLVQSFYQKQFQSDSWQIVNQPDSTSEADTLVARRNNLQVKLSFNSPSNTDSQTPSSNQLSTSNTSASLTEFVIEYTRNLDTAAVAQPSDPNFIGPVLSSDVSTPATDTSNEKQPTPEQTIVFTDLNKAPAQLRQYVQDLAALGVVAGKTQSKSAKSALFEPNKIISRREYVRWLVNANNQIYTNSPGKQIRLASRDTQPAFQDVAKTDPDFPAIQGLAEAGLIPSRLSGDSTAVLFRPNAPLTRENLILWKVPLDTREALPSASIDAVKQTWGFQDATKIEPKALKAVLADFQNSDQSNIRRVFGYTALFQPKKPVARAEAAAAIWYFGSQGEGISAKEALQLRNQPIEPSATPEPESSSSTN